A stretch of DNA from Gimesia chilikensis:
TGTTTCAGTTTCTCGGTCACCGCACGCTCATACTCCGCCGGTGCTTCCCCGGGATCCGGCATCGGATCGGGCAGGATCAGTCGCACCTGCTCCCGATAATCGAAGGGACTCCCCAGCTTCAGTTCTTCACATTGATTGAGGCCCAGCCGCGATCGCGTAAAACTGAAATCCTGATCGCCGACCGCCAGGGTGGCACTCGTCAGAATCACTGTCTGCGCCTGGTTAAACAGTTCATCCCGCAACACCGGTCCCACGTCGATGGGCGCATTGACCATCTTGATACGCTGGTTGCGTCCGCGAGAGACTTCCACCCAGTAGACCGAATCGGCATCGGCCTGCTGCGTGAGCCAGCTCTGTAAGCCATCACCCAGTGCGGAACAGCGCTCGGCGGCCGACTGCAATTCGATCTTTTCTTCTTCGCTGTTCAAACGGAATGCGTATTCTGAAATCTGGGCAGCCAACAGCTTCATTTCGTGGGTAACCGTATTTTCGACCGGCGGCAACTGACGAATGCGACGGTTGGCCAGCCCCTGTCGGGACTGCCACTCCAGCAGATGATCGAACAGGTCCTCGACCATGAACCGCAGCCGCATCACATGCTGCTGGCAGTCGACCAGGTTGTGATGCATCAACAGCCCCTTCTGGGTCCGGTCGTTATACAGCTTGTTAAACAGGTAATCGAACTGACTGTTGGTAATTGAAAGCCCCAGGTGGTCCCCCGCGACCGCTTCAATGGTGTGCGCTTCGTCCAGAATCACCGTATCGTAATCGGGGAGAATACTGCTCCCCTCCCGGCGGATCGCCAGGTCTGAGAAAAACAGGGCATGATTCACTACCAGCACATCTGCATTCCAGACGCGGCGGCGGGCCCGGTAATAAAAGCATTCATTGTAAGTCGCACACCGTTTGCCCAGGCAGTTACCGTGTTCGCTCTGAATCTCGTCCCAGATTTTGGGATGCGGACGAAAATCCAGATCGGACCGGCTGCCATCGCTTGTCTTGCGTGACCACTGCGCGATCTGATCGAGCTGACTCAGTTCTTCTTCATTCGAGAACGTATTCCCGGCCCGCTCGACGGTCCCTTTCAGTCGACGCAGGCTGATGTAATTCGACCGCCCCTTTACCAGCACCGCAGAGAACTCTACCGGGAGCACGGCGTTCAGGAACGGGATATCGCGATTGATCAACTGTTCCTGCAGACTGATCGTATTGGTGGAGACAATCAGCCGTTTACGGTCTTTGCCCGTACGGGTCTCGTTCTGTCTGCAGGTCTCCAGGATCGCCGGTACGAGGTATGCGAAACTTTTGCCCACCCCGGTTCCCGCTTCCACCAGCAGGTGATGCTTCTCTTCCATCGCCCGTACGACGGCTTCGGCCATCTCCAGTTGCTCGGGGCGTTCCTCGTAATGGTCGAGCCGCCGGGCAACTTTGCCGTCCTTGCCGAGAATGGATAATACATCAGTAGTCAAAGCGGACCTCATCCGGTGAGTGGTTGAACGTGAGAGCGGAACATCCTGTTGGTGCGTGGCTCTGTCTCTGTTTTATGATTTGCGGCGGAAGCAGACAACGCACATGTCGTCCTTCTGCATCGAATCCTTGCGGAACGACTCCACATCCGAGAGCAGTCCCTTGACGAGGGGCTCGACTTCTTCAGGCGCCGATTTGAGATACTTGACCAGTCGATCCCGGTGATAGAGTCGGTTCTTCTGGTCCATGGCCTCGGTCACACCATCGGTATACAGCAAGAGTGTATCCCCTTTTTCCAGCGTGATCGTTTCCACATGGAACGTCTGCGTCTTCATCACGCCGAGCGGCATGCCTGACTTTTCCTGAGCCACCTGCTTCACGGTTCCGTCAGACGTCCGTCGCAACAACGGCGCCATATGACCGGCGTTGACAATTGAAACCGTATGCTTCTTCGGATCCAGCACCGCCAAAATGAATGTAATGAACCGCAGGCCCACACCACTGGAAGCGATTTCTGCATTCAGTTCGGCCAGTGCCTTGTCCGCTGCATTTCGGGAAAGCACATGATAGCGGGCCGAGGCATACAGGCGGGCCATCAGAATAGCTGCCGGAACCCCCTTACCTGCGACATCCCCCAGCGTCACCGCCAGCTTTCCGCCGGGCAGTTCGATGTAGTCGAAGTAATCGCCGCCGACACTCTGGGCTGATTCGTAAAAATCAAAGAACTCGTATTCCTTGTACTTCGGTCGGTTGTGCGGCAGCAACCCCAGCTGAATCTGGTGGGCAAACTCCAGGTCCCGCTCGATGTCCCGCTGCCGAACCAGGTCTTCGTGCAGCTTCGCATTGTCGACGGCGAGGCTCGCCTGCTGGGCAATCGCCACCATGACGTCCAGATCGTCCTTGTTGAACTGCTGACCGATATCGCGGGTCGCGATCTGAATCACGCCGAGCACATCCCCGGCCTGCGACATCAACGGCACGCACATCATGGAACGGATGCGAAGCGACGTGATGCTCTCGCTCATCTTGAAACGATCGTCTTCGACCGCGTCGGCACTCAGGATGGCCGAACCGCTCATGATCGCCTGGCGGACGATCGTCGTGCTGATGCGAATCGAATCTTCGTCTTCGCGACGACGGGCCTTCGTTGCTTTGACGATCAGCTTTTTGCGTTCCGGACTCTGCAGCATGATGAAGCCCTGGTCCGCCTGGGCAAATATCTTGAACAGACCGTCCAGGATACGCGGCAGTACGTCGTCCAGTTTCAAAGCCCGGCTGAGAATCTGGCTGATCTCCAGTACCGCGTGCAGTTTGACTTCGGGTTTGACGCTGATCCGCAGCTGGCTACTCGTATTCAGATCCAGCTGACTGATGATCGAGGACCCATCGAGAACACCTTCCGTCGTGCCATCATCGAGGGCCAGCTGCTGGTTTTCTTTCAGCGACCGATTGGTGACTTCCAGCGTCTGCTGGATCGCCGAATCGATAAAATCGGGGGACGGTTCATAATCGACGAGGAACTGCATCTGGATATCGCAGATGCTGATCGTATCGTTCTCGTGCAGTTCGGTCCGACCTTCGATGACCGTGCCGTTGAGCAGAGTGCCGTTGCGGCTGTGCAGGTCTTCCAGGTAATAGAAACCGTGGCTTTCCAGAATCTGGGCGTGGTAGCGGCTGACGGCGACATTATCGAGGACGATCTCACAATTGGGATGTCGCCCCATTATCACCCGTTCTCCGCTCAGCTCGATGATCTGTTCGGGAACTTTCCCTTTGAGTATCTGTAAAATCGCCACAGCTGTGCCCGACTCTGCTGAAATAGAACTGGTATTCTGGGTTGGTTGGAGCAGGAAATCCGAACCGGATTCGTGCTCAAACGTTGGTTGAGCTGCATTATAGAGTATCTGTCCAGAAATGACATCTCTACGGGAAACCGGATCATCCGGTAATTTAAGATCCTTTCCGAAATGGGCGAGCGCAACGAGTCTGACTCAGGGATTGAGCAGTTCTTCACCTTCGTTATTCATCTGTTCGAACAGTTTCCGGTAATCATCATTCTGGGTAACGCCGGGAGCACTCTGGTTGCGGGTCACGGTCAGATAAGCAATCTCAAACATTTCCCGGTCCAGATCATCCAGATGATCGCGAACGTGATTTTCCCAGGTGTTTTGTGAGTTGATGGGGTTCCCTTCCAGACTTTCCAGAGCCATCAGCCCGGCGTAGCCATTCGTCTGATAACGGGCCTGACCGGATGCCATCAGTTCCTCAAAAATCGGCCGGGCTTCGGCATACCGCCCCCCCTTGAGCATTAACAGCCCCAGTCGGATCTGTGCCAGAGGCTTGTAGATTTCATTCTCCGGGTAATACTCAATCACCGCTTTCCAGCCATCTTCGCTGTTGATGTTATCGTTCATCCGCATGGCCCGTAGATACTGCAGCATGGCGGAAGACTCTTTACCAATCGCCACCGCAGAACCATTGGCCTGGCCCTCAGCACTAACAACCGGCGCGTCCAGGGGATTCCCGGGTCGATTCACCCAGCCCACGGCGGCGGCAACGCCTCCCAGACAGAGTGAAGCCAGCACAAACGCGGCAATTTGTTTCTGTAACCCCTGATTTCCCTGGAACGGCAATCGGGACCGCCAGTCGCTTGCTTCGCTGCTGGAGGACTGCTCCGGTATCTTGCGGATCTCCTGCATCAGCTCGGTAGCATTGCCAGGACGTTTGTTCGGATCTTTCTCCATCATGCGATGCACGAGATCGCAGAGCTCTTCCGGCAGGTCGGGTCGGCGCTTCTTCAGGGATGGAGCTGCTTCATTCAGATGCTTCACGGCGATCGAAAGGGCGGTTTCCCCGTGAAAGGGGGGCCGACCACAGATCAAATGGTAACAGGTCACACCCAGCGAATAGATATCGCTCCGCTGGTCGAGTGCCTTGCCGTTGACCTGCTCCGGACTCATATACAGCGGCGTCCCCATCGTGGTGCCGACCTGGGTCAGATGGACCCGCTCATCAGACTGGGCAATCTGGGCCAGTCCGAAATCGGCCACCTTGATCAGCTTGCGGGACGTGATCATGATGTTCTCGGGTTTGATGTCCCGATGCACAATCCCCTTCTCCGCAGCAGCATGCAGGGCCGCGGTCACCTGTCGCATGATTTTGAGGATCAGCGCACAATCGGGGGGTGCGTTGCGGGCCAGGTATTCCTTGAGATTGATCCCCCGCACGTATTCCTGGGCAATATAATGCGTTCCCTCGAAATCGCCCGTCATATAAACCTGGACGATATTCGGGTGGGTGAGCCCCGCGGCCGCTTTCGCCTCGCGTTCGAAACGCCTGATGTGGGTCTCATCACTCATCAGTTCGCTGTGCATCACCTTGATGGCGGCTTCGCGTTTCAGAGAGACCTGTTCAGCCAGATACACGGTGGCCATTCCCCCCTGTCCGAGACGACGCAGGATTTTGAAATCCCCCAGTTGCCTGCCGACAAGATTGACCGAAGCAGTTTGGTTTTTCCCCGTTTGAGGCGTCGTCCCCGGTTGATAAACCGTGTCCTCACTCAGATCGGAGTCGTCCAGGTGCGCAAGCGGAGTGGATTCCCCTCCCTGCAGTTCAGCAGAGCGTGGAGAAGACTTTTCGCGTGCGGATCCGGCGGGAGCCCCAGGACCGTTTTTCTGCGGTTGATCGGAAGGCATAAGTCGTTGTCAGGCAGTATCGTAAGTCTATTCGGAAGGGAATGAGAGTCTCACACTCTCTCCATGATAGAGGTGATACCCTTTCAGGTATAGAGAAAGTTTTTATTTGTACAAAAAAACTTCCCCCACCCCTGATAACGACCTGTTTCCGGTCGGATGATTCAGCCCTTACTGTCTGCCAGACGATTCAGAATTTCCGCCCCGGCCTCCAGAACCGGATTTTCCTGGGCATAGGAGATCCGGAAATGCGTATCCTGATTACTGAACACATTGCCCGGTATGATCAGCAGGTTGTTCTTGATCGCTTCGGTGCAGAATTCGGTCCCCGTTCCCCATGGAGCTTTGACGAACATGTAGAACGCCCCCT
This window harbors:
- a CDS encoding serine/threonine protein kinase — translated: MPSDQPQKNGPGAPAGSAREKSSPRSAELQGGESTPLAHLDDSDLSEDTVYQPGTTPQTGKNQTASVNLVGRQLGDFKILRRLGQGGMATVYLAEQVSLKREAAIKVMHSELMSDETHIRRFEREAKAAAGLTHPNIVQVYMTGDFEGTHYIAQEYVRGINLKEYLARNAPPDCALILKIMRQVTAALHAAAEKGIVHRDIKPENIMITSRKLIKVADFGLAQIAQSDERVHLTQVGTTMGTPLYMSPEQVNGKALDQRSDIYSLGVTCYHLICGRPPFHGETALSIAVKHLNEAAPSLKKRRPDLPEELCDLVHRMMEKDPNKRPGNATELMQEIRKIPEQSSSSEASDWRSRLPFQGNQGLQKQIAAFVLASLCLGGVAAAVGWVNRPGNPLDAPVVSAEGQANGSAVAIGKESSAMLQYLRAMRMNDNINSEDGWKAVIEYYPENEIYKPLAQIRLGLLMLKGGRYAEARPIFEELMASGQARYQTNGYAGLMALESLEGNPINSQNTWENHVRDHLDDLDREMFEIAYLTVTRNQSAPGVTQNDDYRKLFEQMNNEGEELLNP
- a CDS encoding ATP-dependent DNA helicase; the encoded protein is MRSALTTDVLSILGKDGKVARRLDHYEERPEQLEMAEAVVRAMEEKHHLLVEAGTGVGKSFAYLVPAILETCRQNETRTGKDRKRLIVSTNTISLQEQLINRDIPFLNAVLPVEFSAVLVKGRSNYISLRRLKGTVERAGNTFSNEEELSQLDQIAQWSRKTSDGSRSDLDFRPHPKIWDEIQSEHGNCLGKRCATYNECFYYRARRRVWNADVLVVNHALFFSDLAIRREGSSILPDYDTVILDEAHTIEAVAGDHLGLSITNSQFDYLFNKLYNDRTQKGLLMHHNLVDCQQHVMRLRFMVEDLFDHLLEWQSRQGLANRRIRQLPPVENTVTHEMKLLAAQISEYAFRLNSEEEKIELQSAAERCSALGDGLQSWLTQQADADSVYWVEVSRGRNQRIKMVNAPIDVGPVLRDELFNQAQTVILTSATLAVGDQDFSFTRSRLGLNQCEELKLGSPFDYREQVRLILPDPMPDPGEAPAEYERAVTEKLKQYLEQTDGHAFALFTSYKMMKNCADQISGWLQDHNLALYLQGEGLPRSLMLERFRNNPRGVLFGTDSFWQGIDVPGDALTNVIITKLPFSVPDHPLLEARVEAIRNRGGNPFMDYQIPEAIIKLKQGFGRLIRTANDQGQVVILDPRVRTKRYGQKFLESLPDCTVIIDRDD
- a CDS encoding SpoIIE family protein phosphatase, producing the protein MAILQILKGKVPEQIIELSGERVIMGRHPNCEIVLDNVAVSRYHAQILESHGFYYLEDLHSRNGTLLNGTVIEGRTELHENDTISICDIQMQFLVDYEPSPDFIDSAIQQTLEVTNRSLKENQQLALDDGTTEGVLDGSSIISQLDLNTSSQLRISVKPEVKLHAVLEISQILSRALKLDDVLPRILDGLFKIFAQADQGFIMLQSPERKKLIVKATKARRREDEDSIRISTTIVRQAIMSGSAILSADAVEDDRFKMSESITSLRIRSMMCVPLMSQAGDVLGVIQIATRDIGQQFNKDDLDVMVAIAQQASLAVDNAKLHEDLVRQRDIERDLEFAHQIQLGLLPHNRPKYKEYEFFDFYESAQSVGGDYFDYIELPGGKLAVTLGDVAGKGVPAAILMARLYASARYHVLSRNAADKALAELNAEIASSGVGLRFITFILAVLDPKKHTVSIVNAGHMAPLLRRTSDGTVKQVAQEKSGMPLGVMKTQTFHVETITLEKGDTLLLYTDGVTEAMDQKNRLYHRDRLVKYLKSAPEEVEPLVKGLLSDVESFRKDSMQKDDMCVVCFRRKS